A stretch of DNA from Rhodococcus sp. NBC_00297:
CAGGATGTTCTCCACCGGATCCGTCAGCCACCGCACGACGCGCACGCGCTCGGTGTCGATGAGGGCGATCGCGGTGGGGGAGTTGCGCGTCAGCGACCGCAGCGCGAACGCCTCGACCGACGGTCCGGCCACCACGAGTTCGTCCGCGCGGAGCGAGATCGCCAACGCGTGCGACACGGTGTCGACGTACCGGCTGGCGTCGTCGGCGGACGAGGTGTCGAGCACCGTCCGCACCGCATTGCGCAGGGGCCGGGCACCGCGCGGGGTACGCAGCGCCACGGTGCCGTCCCAGCGGGTTCCGGGTTCCGCGTCGAGCAGAGCGACGAGGAGATACATCGCGCTGTCGGCGTCGTCCGCGTGGTCGAACAGCTCGAATGCCGGTGCGGCGAGCTTCGATGCCGGCTCCCGGCCCGTGACGCCGGCGATGCCGGGCGTGAACGCGAACTGTCGACGTGACGAGGACCAGTCGTAGCCGACGACGAGGGGCGGCGGTGCGTCGGAATCGTCACCGGCGTACAGCATCACACCGTGGACGGCCTTCCGGGGACCCGGTACCGCGACGGCCCGCAGCGGACCGTTCAGTCCCGGCACGGTCTCGGCCGCGTCCTCGCCGCTGGTCGCGACGAACGCGGTCATCGCACGCGCCGCGTCCGCGATGCGCTTGCTGCCGACCGCGCGGGAGAGCGCCGTCCAGTCCTTCGCCCGACCGTCCTTGGCGACGACGGTCCCCACGGGACCGGCATCGCCGTCGGGCGGTTCGGCGAGTGTCTCCACGACGATCCAGCCGTCGTGCGCGTCGGGAGCTGCTCCCGTCGCCTGCCTCGCCATCGTCACTGTCCTCCGAACCCACGAACAACCAAGCCCCCGACCCGGATGTACCGGGAGGACCTTACTCACCGTCACGGTCTCGGGCGGCTCGCCCCTCGGCGTGCGGGGGAGATGTCATTCGGTCGGACCACACGCGACCAGCGTCGTTCGCGCCGCCGCGCGGTCCACCTTGCCCGGGCCGCGGGCCGGGAGCGCGTCCACGAACAGCACCTGCCGGGGTGCCGCGGCAGGGCCGAGCGCGTCGGCGACGGCCGCCCGGAGAGACTCCGGCGACAGCTCGACACCGGGCCGCAGCACCACCAGTGCGCCCACCCGTTCGCCCAGGCGCGGATCGGGAACGCCGACCACGACGCACTCGGAGACCCCGTCGATCCCCGCGACGGCGTCTTCCACCACTCGCGGTACGACGGTGAGTCCGCCCGTGGTGATGGCGTCGTCGGCCCTCCCGAGAATCTGCAGACGGTCGCCCTGCAGGCGTCCGAGATCATCGGTGCGGAACCACCCCGCCTCGGCGAACGCCGGGTGATCAGGCATTCCGCGGTAACCGTTCGCCAGTGTGGGTCCGCCGAGGCGCACCCGGCCGTCCGCCTCGAGGCCGACGGTCACGCCGTCCAGGGGAACGCCGTCGTAGACGCACCCGCCGCAGGTCTCGCTCATCCCGTAGGTGCGGACCACGGTGATCCCCGCAGCGAGTGCGCGGTCGAGCACGGGAGCCGGGGTCGCGGCCCCGCCGAGCAGAACGGCGTCGAGGGACGCGAGCGCCGCGACGGCGTCCGGACGATCGAGCGCCTTCACCATCTGGGTGGGGACGAGGGAGGTGTAGCGCCGGGGCCCGCTCATCGACGCGACCGCGCGGACGAGGTGCGCGGGGTCGAATCCCGTCGACACGTCCACCACCGCGGGTTCGTGGCCGGCGGCGAGGGAGCGTAGGACCACCTGCATCCCGGCGATGTGATGGGCCGGCAGCGCGAGCAACCACTGTCCCGGCCCACCCAGCCGGGCATGGGTGGCGGCGGCGCTGGCCCGGAGTGCGGCCGCCCCGAGCAGGGCCCCCTTCGGGGTTCCCGTCGACCCGGACGTCGCGAGCACCATCGCGGTACCCGGCTCCGCGGGAGTGCCCGGTGACAGCGCGTCGGCGAGGCGTCGACGCTCACGATCGTCGTCGGCGGGGACCGGCAGGACCGGCTCGGCGGTACCGTCGAGCACGGCGCGCAGTCGCGGCAGCAGACCCAGCACCGAGTCTCCGCTGGGCACCGGGAGGACGGTCAGATCAGCCACGGCGTTGCGGATGGTCGGGCGGAACCTCGACCACGACGATGCGTGTGCCGTCGGGGTCGGCGATCCACATCTCCGTCAGTCCCCAGGGCTCGGTCTGCGGGGGCCGCACGATCTCGACGCCCGCCGCCTCGAGTTCGGCGCGCGCCGCCTCGACGTCACGCACCTGCAGGAGAATCGTCGCCCCCGCCCCCGCCCCCGCCCCCGCCGTCGGCTCGCCGTGGCCCGCCACCTCGATCAGCGACTGCCCCGCGAAGAACACCACGCCACCGGGATACTCGCGGAAGATGCCGAGCCGCAACCGGTCCCGATAGAAGCTCAGGGTCTCGTCGACGTTTCTCGGCCGCAGGATGATCCGGCTCGCCAGCACCTCCATCGTCGGTCGCCTCTCAGAAGTACCAGGGGTAGGGAGACCAGTCCGGCTCACGCTTCTCGAGGAACGAGTCGCGACCCTCCACGGCCTCGTCGGTCATGTAGGCCAACCGCGTCGCCTCGCCCGCGAACAGCTGCTGCCCCACCAGCCCGTCGTCCTGAAGATTGAACGCGTACTTGAGCATCCGCTGCGCCTGCGGGGACTTGCCGTTGATCGTGCGCCCCCACTCGATGGCGACGGTCTCGAGGTCGGCGTGATCGACCACCTTGTTCACAGCACCCATCCGGTGCATGTCCTCGGCGGTGTAGGTGTCACCGAGGAAGAAGATCTCGCGAGCGAACTTCTGGCCCACCATCTTCGCCAGGTACGCGCTGCCGTATCCGCCGTCGAAGCTGCCCACGTCGGCATCGGTCTGCTTGAAGCGGGCGTGTTCCCGGCTCGCCAGAGTCAGGTCGCAGACCACGTGCAGGCTGTGTCCGCCGCCCGCGGCCCACCCGTTGACGAGGCAGATCACGACCTTGGGCATCGTGCGGATCAGGCGCTGCACCTCGAGGATGTGCAGGCGTCCCGCGCGCGCCCGGTCCACGGTCTCGGCCGTGTCGCCGCTGGCGTACTGGTAGCCGGACCGCCCCCGGATGCGCTGGTCGCCGCCGGAACAGAAGGCCCACCCGCCGTCCTTCTCACTGGGCCCGTTGCCCGTGAGGAGGACGGCGCCGACGTCGGAGGTCATCCGGGCGTGGTCGAGCGTGCGGTACAGCTCGTCGACGGTGCCGGGGCGGAAGGCGTTGCGTACCTCGGGGCGATCGAACGCGATGCGCACGGTGCCGTCGGTGACGTGGCGGTGGTACGTGATGTCCACCAGGTCCTCGAAGCCGGGGACCGCGGTCCACTGCTCGGGCTGGAACGGCGAGGTCTGATCGGTCACCCTCGACAGCCTAACGACGGACCGAATCGGACTCCGCGTTACCGTCGTCCGATGACCGACGATTCCCCCCACGGCGGATTCCCGAAGTTCACCAGGGCCACGCCGCCGCCGGACTACGGCCGGTTGATCGAGGCGTTGCGCACCGTCCAGGACCTCGCGGTGTCCACGGACCTGCCGGACGACCAGCTCGCCCTGGCCGCCGACCAGGCGGAGAAACTCGCTGCGACCATGGCGCCGTACGTGGTGCCGGAGGGTCTGTCACCGGCGGGCCGCGCGCTGGAGCTCCCGGGCCGCGGCAGTCTGCTGATGCTGCCGTGGACCGTCGAGAAATACGGCGCCGAGGGCGTGCGGTCCACCGGTGTGTTCCGCCGGTTCCATCTCGGCGGCAACGGCGCAGCCCACGGCGGCACGCTGCCGTTGCTGTTCGACGACCTCTTCGGGCTGATCCAGCACGCGTACGGTCGCCCGATCAGCCGCACCGCTTTCCTGCACATCGACTACCGCGCCGTGACCCCGTTGAACGAGCAGCTCGTCGCCGAGGGGCACGTGACGAAGGTCGAGGGCCGCAAGACGTTCATCGAGGCCCGGTTGACCAAGCAGGACGGCACTCTCGTCGCCGAGAGCAACGCCCTCATGGTGCAGTTGCTCCCCGGCCAGCAGTGACGGCGGCACCCGCTCCCGGGCTCGACGAGATCGTCGCGTCGGCCCACGTGCTGTCGCTGCCCATGCGCACCCGGTTCCGCGGCATCACGACGCGGGAGGTACTGGTGTTCTCCGGACCCGCCGGATGGGGCGAGTTCGGCGCGTTCCCCGAGTACGACGACGCCGAGGCGTCGGCGTGGCTGCGTGCCGGCATCGAGATGGCCTGGCAGGGCGCGCCCGATCCGGTGCGGGACCACGTCGAGGTCAACGCCACCGTGCCCGCGGTGCCCGCCGCCGAGGTGCCCGCCGTGCTCGCGCGCTATCCCGGCACGCGCACGGCGAAGGTCAAGGTCGCCGAGAAGGGCCAGACCCTCGACGACGACGTCGCACGAGTCGAGGCGGTCCGGGCGCTCGTCCCCACCGTGCGTGTCGACGCCAACGGGGGCTGGACGGTCGACGAGGCCGAGACGGCCCTGCGTGCCCTCACCGAGAACGGTGACCTCGAGTACGCGGAGCAGCCCTGCGCGACGGTCGAGGAACTCGCCGAGGTGCGCAGACGCGTGCGCGGAGTGTCGATCGCCGCCGACGAGAGCATCCGGCGAGCCGAGGACCCGCTGCGCGTGGTGCGGGCCGGGGCCGCCGACGTGGCCGTCGTCAAGGTGCCGCCGCTGGGCGGGGTGCGGGCGGTGCTGCGGCTCGCCGAGGAATTGGCGCAGTACGGCGTCCCCGTGGTCGTGTCGAGCGCCCTCGACTCGGCGATCGGCATGTCGGCGGGACTCGCTGCGGCGGCGGCCCTGCCGTCGAGTGCCGCGTGCGGCCTGGGCACCGGCGCACTGTTCGTCACCGACGTGGCCGAGCCGCGAGCACTCGTCGACGGTCGGCTGCGGGTCGACACCGTCGTCCCCGATGCGGATCGACTCCGCGAGCTCGCCGCCCCGGACGATCGGCGGACGTGGTGGCTGGAGCGTCTCGCCCGGTGCCATCCCCTCGCTCTGTTGTAGGGTCGCGCCGACCAGAAACCTTCTCCGAGAACGGCGTTTGCGCCCGACTCTCAACCAAGAGAACGGCCTCCGGCCTGACTCCCGACGACAGGATTGTTTCCCGTGGCATCACTGCAGACCACCCTCCTCGACGAGAACACCGCACCGGCCGTGCGCGCGGACGTCCGCGCGCTGATCGACGCCGAGGTCTCCGACAAGAAGGGCGCCTCCGGCCTGGCGGTCAAGGGCGGATACGGCGCCGTGAAGAAGGTGAGCCCCAGCGTCGTCGACGATGCGGTCGCCAAGCTGTGGCCGAGCTTCGTCGAGAAGCTCGACCCGTTCTGGCAGCGGTACCAGGCCGCGCCGACCGGCACGTTCGGTGAGTTCCTCGCCGCGAACGGTGACGAGGCGTCCGACGCGCTGCTGTCCGTCACCGACGCGCGCATCGACGAGACCAGCAAGTCGACCATCAAGAAGGCGTACTCCTCGCTCCGCCCGTCGGCGAAGAAGAACGTCACCGAGGCTCTCCCGCGCGTCGGCGCCCTGGTGCAGAAGTACGCAGCCTGACCCCCGTGCGCCTTTCGCGTATCCCCGGATGCGCGAAAGGCGCACGGAGGGCCGGATCGTCGATGATGGAGCCATGACTCCACGCAACGATCTCGCAGCCCTCACCAGTGGACGCAACTTCTGGAGCACCGAGCAGCAGGACGGGCTCCCGGCGATCACGCTGACCGACGGCCCGCACGGCGTGCGGATGCAGGCGAGCGACAGCGACATGTTCTCCGGACGACCCGCGACGTGCTTCCCACCGGCCACCGCCACCGCGAGTACCTGGGATCCCGACCTGCTGCGGCGGATGGGAGAGGCGCTGGCCACCGAGGCCCGGTCGATGGACGTGTCCGTCCTGCTGGGCCCCGGCATCAACATCAAGCGCAGCCCGCTCGGTGGCCGCAACTTCGAATACTTCTCGGAGGACCCGTTGCTCACGGGCACGCTCGCCGCCGCCTACGTGCAGGGCGTGCAGAGCCGGGGCGTCGGCACCTCGCTCAAGCACTTCGCGGTCAACAGCCAGGAGACCGACCGCATGCGCGTGAGCGCAGAGGTGGACGAACGCACCCTGCGCGAGATCTACCTCCGGGCGTTCCAGCGTGTGGTGGAGCAGGCGCAGCCGTGGACCGTCATGTGCTCCTACAACCGCATCAACGGCGTCCACGCCTCGCGGAACCGGTGGCTCCTGACGGACGTGCTGCGCGGCGAGTGGGGTTTCGAGGGCGCCGTCGTGTCCGACTGGGGCGCCGTCGTGGACCGGGTCGACTCGATCGCCG
This window harbors:
- a CDS encoding GAF domain-containing protein yields the protein MARQATGAAPDAHDGWIVVETLAEPPDGDAGPVGTVVAKDGRAKDWTALSRAVGSKRIADAARAMTAFVATSGEDAAETVPGLNGPLRAVAVPGPRKAVHGVMLYAGDDSDAPPPLVVGYDWSSSRRQFAFTPGIAGVTGREPASKLAAPAFELFDHADDADSAMYLLVALLDAEPGTRWDGTVALRTPRGARPLRNAVRTVLDTSSADDASRYVDTVSHALAISLRADELVVAGPSVEAFALRSLTRNSPTAIALIDTERVRVVRWLTDPVENILWKGQVDQRDTPHPSDIARIVSAYRQMHEWADHRTEIPGVRLRRVDGGWTVVDLRATRVPGQRFLMVEFQPVGFSDEDDPVPPTDTGYPGRGPRRRSS
- the menE gene encoding o-succinylbenzoate--CoA ligase is translated as MADLTVLPVPSGDSVLGLLPRLRAVLDGTAEPVLPVPADDDRERRRLADALSPGTPAEPGTAMVLATSGSTGTPKGALLGAAALRASAAATHARLGGPGQWLLALPAHHIAGMQVVLRSLAAGHEPAVVDVSTGFDPAHLVRAVASMSGPRRYTSLVPTQMVKALDRPDAVAALASLDAVLLGGAATPAPVLDRALAAGITVVRTYGMSETCGGCVYDGVPLDGVTVGLEADGRVRLGGPTLANGYRGMPDHPAFAEAGWFRTDDLGRLQGDRLQILGRADDAITTGGLTVVPRVVEDAVAGIDGVSECVVVGVPDPRLGERVGALVVLRPGVELSPESLRAAVADALGPAAAPRQVLFVDALPARGPGKVDRAAARTTLVACGPTE
- a CDS encoding VOC family protein → MEVLASRIILRPRNVDETLSFYRDRLRLGIFREYPGGVVFFAGQSLIEVAGHGEPTAGAGAGAGATILLQVRDVEAARAELEAAGVEIVRPPQTEPWGLTEMWIADPDGTRIVVVEVPPDHPQRRG
- a CDS encoding 1,4-dihydroxy-2-naphthoyl-CoA synthase, with protein sequence MTDQTSPFQPEQWTAVPGFEDLVDITYHRHVTDGTVRIAFDRPEVRNAFRPGTVDELYRTLDHARMTSDVGAVLLTGNGPSEKDGGWAFCSGGDQRIRGRSGYQYASGDTAETVDRARAGRLHILEVQRLIRTMPKVVICLVNGWAAGGGHSLHVVCDLTLASREHARFKQTDADVGSFDGGYGSAYLAKMVGQKFAREIFFLGDTYTAEDMHRMGAVNKVVDHADLETVAIEWGRTINGKSPQAQRMLKYAFNLQDDGLVGQQLFAGEATRLAYMTDEAVEGRDSFLEKREPDWSPYPWYF
- a CDS encoding PaaI family thioesterase, which translates into the protein MTDDSPHGGFPKFTRATPPPDYGRLIEALRTVQDLAVSTDLPDDQLALAADQAEKLAATMAPYVVPEGLSPAGRALELPGRGSLLMLPWTVEKYGAEGVRSTGVFRRFHLGGNGAAHGGTLPLLFDDLFGLIQHAYGRPISRTAFLHIDYRAVTPLNEQLVAEGHVTKVEGRKTFIEARLTKQDGTLVAESNALMVQLLPGQQ
- a CDS encoding o-succinylbenzoate synthase, which produces MTAAPAPGLDEIVASAHVLSLPMRTRFRGITTREVLVFSGPAGWGEFGAFPEYDDAEASAWLRAGIEMAWQGAPDPVRDHVEVNATVPAVPAAEVPAVLARYPGTRTAKVKVAEKGQTLDDDVARVEAVRALVPTVRVDANGGWTVDEAETALRALTENGDLEYAEQPCATVEELAEVRRRVRGVSIAADESIRRAEDPLRVVRAGAADVAVVKVPPLGGVRAVLRLAEELAQYGVPVVVSSALDSAIGMSAGLAAAAALPSSAACGLGTGALFVTDVAEPRALVDGRLRVDTVVPDADRLRELAAPDDRRTWWLERLARCHPLALL
- a CDS encoding DUF6918 family protein; translated protein: MASLQTTLLDENTAPAVRADVRALIDAEVSDKKGASGLAVKGGYGAVKKVSPSVVDDAVAKLWPSFVEKLDPFWQRYQAAPTGTFGEFLAANGDEASDALLSVTDARIDETSKSTIKKAYSSLRPSAKKNVTEALPRVGALVQKYAA